The Spirochaetota bacterium genome has a segment encoding these proteins:
- a CDS encoding EI24 domain-containing protein, with translation MNKKVNGQGLALFASGFQAPFRALGLVRERKGLKRYFIIPFVVNIALLSALVWFSWTHVYPALVSLVPQGDAWYLALLRLMATPFLLAALTIFLVLLYSIAGSIITAPFNDPLSARVEELLGGGKHEESLTLRLILDDVSRIAANTIKLLFMLVAFNVLILFLNLVPVAGGLLYSVLSFASALFFFGFGFFDFPLERRRFVFKSKLGLLWRYRYMTMGVGLAFWVLSLVPLLGFMALNLGTIGATTLFLEHVEPGLGEKSAGGNA, from the coding sequence ATGAATAAGAAAGTCAACGGCCAGGGCCTGGCGCTTTTCGCCAGTGGATTTCAAGCCCCTTTCCGCGCGCTCGGCCTTGTCCGTGAGCGGAAAGGGCTCAAGCGGTATTTCATCATCCCATTCGTTGTCAATATTGCCCTGCTCTCTGCCCTGGTCTGGTTTTCGTGGACACACGTATATCCCGCGCTCGTCTCGCTCGTTCCACAGGGGGATGCGTGGTATCTCGCCCTGCTGCGCCTGATGGCGACGCCCTTTCTGCTCGCGGCGCTCACAATTTTTCTGGTCCTGTTATATTCCATTGCGGGAAGCATCATCACCGCGCCGTTCAACGATCCTCTCTCGGCCAGGGTCGAGGAGCTCCTCGGCGGCGGAAAACATGAGGAATCGCTTACGCTCCGGTTGATTCTTGATGACGTCTCGAGGATAGCCGCGAACACCATCAAGCTCCTGTTTATGTTGGTGGCGTTCAACGTGCTCATTCTGTTCCTTAACCTGGTTCCCGTGGCGGGCGGGCTGCTCTATTCCGTGTTGAGTTTCGCGTCCGCGCTGTTTTTTTTCGGCTTCGGTTTTTTCGACTTCCCGCTTGAGCGTCGCCGGTTCGTTTTTAAAAGCAAGCTTGGACTGCTCTGGCGCTATCGCTACATGACGATGGGTGTGGGGCTTGCGTTCTGGGTCCTGAGTCTTGTGCCGCTGCTGGGTTTTATGGCATTGAACCTGGGGACGATCGGCGCAACAACCCTGTTCCTGGAGCATGTAGAGCCCGGGCTCGGAGAAAAGTCAGCGGGAGGAAACGCATGA
- a CDS encoding L-threonylcarbamoyladenylate synthase, producing the protein MTNVVQASEVNIERAAGILRSGGIVAFPTETVYGLGADALNPVACARIFEAKNRPSFDPLIVHIARLEDLEALAVAVPLRARALIERFWPGPLTLVLEKKEIVPDIVTAGLPTVAVRMPAHPVALELIVRTGRPIAAPSANPFGYISPTIAGHVVAQIGDSVDMILDGGQCAVGLESTILRIDEERAFLLRPGGLAIEEIENLIGRVDDASGPNAIPQAPGQTTSHYSPRTPVRIVADAAVAGGVAGSAGLLAFRRPRDVLAYDHVEVLSPSGDLREAAARLFSCLHELDARGLDIIIAESVPENGLGRAIMNRLRRAESAARKR; encoded by the coding sequence GTGACGAACGTGGTGCAGGCGAGCGAGGTAAACATCGAGAGGGCGGCCGGGATACTCCGCTCGGGAGGCATCGTGGCCTTTCCGACCGAGACCGTGTACGGCCTGGGGGCCGATGCGCTCAATCCTGTCGCGTGCGCACGGATATTCGAGGCCAAAAACCGACCCTCGTTCGATCCTCTCATCGTGCATATCGCCCGGCTCGAGGATCTCGAGGCCCTTGCCGTAGCGGTGCCCCTTCGCGCGCGCGCGCTCATCGAACGCTTCTGGCCGGGACCGCTGACGCTGGTCCTCGAAAAAAAGGAGATCGTTCCCGATATCGTGACCGCCGGGCTCCCCACGGTGGCGGTGCGCATGCCCGCCCACCCGGTGGCCCTCGAGCTCATCGTGCGGACCGGGAGGCCGATCGCGGCGCCGAGCGCGAACCCGTTCGGCTATATCAGCCCCACCATCGCCGGACACGTGGTCGCCCAGATCGGCGACTCGGTAGACATGATACTGGACGGTGGACAATGCGCGGTGGGCCTGGAGTCCACCATACTCAGGATCGACGAGGAGCGGGCGTTCCTCCTGCGTCCCGGCGGCCTGGCCATCGAGGAGATAGAAAACCTGATCGGCAGGGTCGACGACGCGAGCGGACCCAACGCGATCCCCCAGGCGCCGGGGCAGACGACTTCGCATTATTCTCCGCGCACGCCCGTTCGGATCGTCGCGGATGCGGCCGTTGCCGGCGGTGTCGCGGGGAGCGCCGGGCTGCTCGCGTTTCGCCGGCCGCGCGACGTGCTCGCGTACGATCATGTAGAGGTACTCTCCCCCTCGGGAGACCTCCGCGAGGCCGCCGCGCGACTGTTTTCCTGCCTCCACGAGCTTGATGCGCGCGGGCTCGACATCATCATCGCCGAATCGGTGCCCGAGAACGGTCTTGGCAGGGCGATTATGAACCGCCTCCGCCGCGCCGAATCGGCCGCCCGCAAGCGCTGA
- a CDS encoding glycosyltransferase family 4 protein: protein MAKKPVKILFLSYVYPPKTIGGIQTYIRDLTAHVAAQNPPTFTLINPGGYAFLALFIPYSIFKAISLIRRHGITHFHAASGPHCFQALLIKKATGVKTSITIHGLDIMIETLRLDRAIAFFVRRLDRVICVSNATRLECVRRGVPPEKCAVIFNGVDPGAFPLGRPRKELRTRLEHDLGLPPGNRKILLANGRLVKRKGVEWFIRSVVPRLDRRCLFLVSGDGPERDAVRDAVSECGLSDRVLLLGRTSDELLRLLYNTADYFIMPNVREHGNMEGFGLVILEAASCGATVIAADIEGISDAVVNGVTGWLVPERNADAFVKYIAKAPLSPRKVADAIQKRFDWRVIAAQYIDEIRRA, encoded by the coding sequence ATGGCAAAAAAACCGGTGAAGATACTCTTTCTCTCGTACGTATATCCCCCTAAAACGATCGGGGGCATACAGACCTACATACGCGATCTGACCGCCCACGTAGCGGCTCAGAATCCCCCCACGTTCACGCTCATCAATCCCGGCGGGTACGCCTTTCTGGCGTTGTTCATACCCTATTCCATCTTCAAGGCGATCAGTCTCATCCGCCGCCACGGCATCACCCATTTCCATGCGGCAAGCGGTCCGCACTGCTTCCAGGCGCTGCTCATTAAAAAAGCGACCGGCGTAAAAACATCCATCACCATCCACGGCCTCGACATCATGATCGAGACGCTTCGTCTTGACCGGGCCATCGCGTTCTTTGTTCGCCGGCTCGATCGCGTCATCTGCGTGAGCAACGCAACCAGGCTTGAATGCGTCAGACGTGGTGTCCCGCCGGAAAAATGCGCGGTCATCTTCAACGGCGTCGATCCAGGGGCTTTTCCGCTCGGTCGTCCACGGAAGGAACTGCGCACCCGGCTCGAGCACGATCTCGGCCTGCCACCCGGCAATCGAAAGATCCTGCTCGCCAACGGCCGCCTCGTTAAACGCAAAGGCGTAGAGTGGTTCATACGCTCGGTGGTGCCGCGGCTGGACCGCCGCTGTCTCTTCCTCGTTTCGGGCGATGGTCCCGAGCGGGACGCGGTCCGCGACGCCGTCTCGGAATGCGGCCTCTCCGACCGGGTACTGCTGTTAGGCAGGACGAGCGATGAGCTGTTACGGCTGCTGTACAATACGGCCGATTACTTTATAATGCCCAATGTCCGCGAGCACGGGAACATGGAGGGCTTCGGCCTGGTGATCCTCGAGGCGGCCTCCTGCGGAGCGACCGTCATCGCCGCGGACATCGAGGGGATCAGCGACGCCGTGGTCAACGGCGTCACCGGATGGCTCGTGCCCGAGCGCAACGCCGACGCTTTCGTGAAATACATCGCAAAGGCCCCGCTCTCGCCACGGAAGGTGGCCGACGCCATACAAAAGCGCTTCGACTGGCGGGTGATCGCGGCGCAGTATATCGATGAGATCCGCAGAGCGTAA
- a CDS encoding histidine phosphatase family protein, which yields MRLILVRHGETVWNRENRVQGRSDTLLSDNGIGQAERLAENMGCEQIDLIVTSPLRRAAETASIINRRINAPLELDADLKELDQGMFEGMSFGELARDHGDFLRKWAADPASVVIPGGESLAALQERAWRAVCRITVSCDNALVISHNFTITTILCKILHMPLSDFRRIRLDNASKTIVEAAESVFRAIVINDTAHLK from the coding sequence GTGCGCCTTATTCTGGTACGCCACGGCGAAACCGTTTGGAACCGCGAAAACCGCGTCCAGGGAAGGAGCGATACGCTTCTTTCCGATAATGGAATCGGCCAGGCAGAACGGCTTGCCGAAAACATGGGATGCGAGCAAATCGATCTCATAGTGACCAGCCCTTTACGGCGCGCCGCGGAGACCGCGTCGATCATCAACCGCCGCATTAACGCGCCCCTGGAACTCGACGCGGACCTCAAGGAACTCGATCAGGGAATGTTCGAAGGGATGAGCTTCGGGGAGCTTGCGCGCGATCACGGGGACTTTCTACGAAAATGGGCCGCCGACCCCGCCTCGGTCGTAATCCCCGGCGGCGAATCTCTCGCCGCGCTTCAGGAAAGGGCCTGGCGCGCCGTTTGCCGGATCACCGTGTCGTGCGACAATGCGCTTGTCATATCACACAACTTCACCATTACTACCATCCTCTGCAAGATTCTCCACATGCCCCTTTCTGATTTCAGGCGGATACGGCTGGACAACGCGTCGAAAACGATCGTCGAGGCCGCCGAAAGCGTGTTCCGGGCGATCGTCATCAACGACACCGCTCACCTCAAATGA